In Sorghum bicolor cultivar BTx623 chromosome 10, Sorghum_bicolor_NCBIv3, whole genome shotgun sequence, one genomic interval encodes:
- the LOC8065517 gene encoding pentatricopeptide repeat-containing protein OGR1, mitochondrial, whose amino-acid sequence MPSPPPSTAAAAALQLESLLPHLSTLSHYKQFHARLHALGTLHSYPSLRARFLDRLALLPHADALPHALLLLRSLPYPATNDFNAALRGLAASPHPARSLLLLAGRLLPAPAPPRPRLDALSLSFALKATARCSDAFATLQLHAILVRLGVAADVRLMTTLLDSYAKCGDLASARRVFDEMSVRDVATWNALLAGLAQGTEPNLALVLFRRLAGSFRELPPREEPNEVTVVAALSACAQLGALKDGLAAHDFARTIGAVGNVRVCNALIDMYSKCGSLSRALEVFHSIKLEDRTLVSYNATIQALSMHGHGEDALKLFDEMPARIEPDEVTYLAVLGGCNHAGLVDDGRRVFDSMRVPPNMKHYGTIVDLLGRAGRLAEAHDMIMHMPFPADIVLWQTLLGAAKMHGNVDLAELAATKLADLGSNVDGDYVLLSNVYASKSRWVDVGRVRDTMRSNDVKKVPGFSYTEIDGVMHKFINGDKEHLRWREIYRALDEIGSKICELGYEPETSNVLHDIGEEEKQYALSYHSEKLAIAFGLISTPPGETIRVIKNLRICGDCHVVAKLISKAYGRVIIIRDRARFHQFEDGQCSCRDYW is encoded by the coding sequence AtgccatcgccgccgccgtccacggcagcggcggcggcgctgcagcTGGAGTCCCTCCTCCCGCACCTGTCCACGCTCTCCCACTACAAGCAGTTCCACGCGCGCCTCCATGCCTTAGGCACGCTCCACTCCTACCCATCCCTCCGAGCGCGCTTCCTCGACCGCCTAGCGCTCTTGCCGCACGCCGACGCGCTTCCGCACGCGCTACTCCTCCTCCGCTCCCTCCCGTATCCCGCAACCAACGACTTCAACGCCGCCCTGCGCGGCCTCGCCGCCTCCCCGCACCCGGCGCgctctctcctcctcctcgccggccGCCTCCTCCCTGCTCCCGCGCCGCCACGGCCTCGCCTCGATGCGCTCTCCCTCTCCTTCGCGCTGAAGGCCACCGCCCGATGCTCCGACGCGTTCGCTACACTTCAGCTCCACGCGATCCTCGTCCGCCTCGGTGTGGCGGCTGATGTCCGCCTGATGACCACGCTGCTCGACTCCTATGCCAAGTGCGGCGACCTCGCGTCCGCACGGAGGGTGTTTGACGAAATGTCAGTGCGGGATGTGGCCACATGGAACGCGCTGCTCGCAGGGCTGGCGCAGGGGACGGAGCCGAATCTCGCTCTCGTGCTGTTCCGCAGGCTGGCAGGGAGCTTCCGGGAGTTGCCACCAAGGGAGGAGCCAAATGAGGTGACTGTTGTTGCTGCACTTTCTGCATGTGCACAGCTTGGAGCATTAAAGGATGGATTGGCTGCGCATGATTTTGCTCGTACAATAGGAGCTGTGGGCAATGTTCGTGTCTGCAACGCGCTTATCGACATGTACTCCAAGTGTGGCTCATTGAGCCGGGCTCTCGAAGTGTTCCATTCCATCAAGCTAGAAGATCGAACACTTGTGTCCTACAATGCTACAATTCAGGCACTTTCCATGCACGGGCACGGGGAAGATGCACTGAAGTTGTTTGATGAAATGCCAGCTCGTATTGAACCGGATGAAGTAACTTACCTTGCTGTGTTGGGTGGGTGCAACCATGCTGGGCTTGTTGATGATGGGCGCAGGGTTTTCGATTCCATGCGGGTTCCTCCCAATATGAAGCACTATGGGACCATTGTGGACCTCCTTGGCCGTGCAGGCCGCCTTGCTGAGGCACATGACATGATTATGCATATGCCATTTCCAGCAGATATTGTCCTCTGGCAGACATTGCTAGGTGCTGCCAAGATGCATGGTAATGTGGATCTAGCAGAGTTGGCTGCCACAAAGCTTGCTGATCTTGGCTCTAACGTTGATGGTGACTATGTGCTCCTGTCAAATGTATATGCGTCCAAGTCCCGGTGGGTGGATGTTGGTCGAGTCCGTGACACCATGCGAAGCAATGATGTGAAGAAAGTCCCTGGcttcagctacacagaaatagATGGCGTAATGCATAAGTTCATTAATGGTGACAAAGAACACCTGAGGTGGAGGGAAATATACAGAGCATTAGATGAAATTGGGTCAAAAATCTGTGAGCTGGGATATGAGCCAGAAACGAGCAATGTGCTACATGACATTGGGGAGGAGGAGAAGCAGTATGCCTTAAGCTACCATAGCGAGAAGCTGGCCATTGCATTTGGGTTAATTTCTACACCACCTGGGGAGACTATTCGAGTGATCAAGAATCTCCGAATATGTGGAGACTGTCATGTGGTGGCAAAACTTATCTCTAAAGCCTATGGTCGGGTGATCATTATTCGGGACAGGGCAAGATTCCACCAGTTTGAAGATGGACAATGTTCCTGCAGAGATTACTGGTAA
- the LOC8065518 gene encoding uncharacterized protein At3g28850, with translation MGCKGSKHALHGGCGGLAAARPTEPQQRRSSGRLQAPPPRHSVALRSSTLGTLSLDRAVAAVAAAGALSFDATAAGGGDEGMMKAGNDVVADSGAGTMTKLLLGPSSRSFGACWCPTTPPPVAAPPPPKRQKRVVAAASRAVAPRTPNKTPAHDPEEINVWELMKGLDDDDDYEEEEDEETDGGGCVVHGAGVVERKKAQSAPGSPLVFDPELLDAFRKALDDLTPAPDSPPLPADFVKRDGGGGDDAVEKRAQIQTFPGIVRARVDVFQEKINAKTKKLAKKASPPPPPESAGRVVVYLTSLRGIRQTYEDCWSTSAILRGYGVRVDERDLSMHAGFKDELRAAALGDEGRLPMLPQVFADGRHLGGAEEVRRLHEAGELASALAACDAAAPPCAATKGGALQDACCAGCGGVRFVPCDGCSGSCKVFVEDEDSGGAFRRCPECNENGLVKCPVC, from the coding sequence ATGGGCTGCAAGGGTTCCAAGCACGCGCTGCACGGGGGCTGCGGTGGACTGGCGGCGGCGCGACCGACGGAGCCGCAGCAGAGGCGCTCATCGGGCCGCCtgcaggcgccgccgccgcggcactCCGTCGCGCTGCGGTCGTCCACGCTCGGGACGCTCAGCCTCGACCGCGCCGTGGCGGCCGTCGCGGCAGCGGGCGCCCTTTCTTTCGACGCCACCGCCGCAGGAGGAGGCGACGAGGGGATGATGAAGGCCGGCAACGACGTCGTTGCCGATAGCGGCGCAGGGACGATGACGAAGCTGCTGCTGGGCCCGTCGTCGCGGTCGTTCGGCGCGTGTTGGTGCCCCACCACGCCACCGCCCgttgcggcgccgccgccgccgaagcgGCAGAAGAGGGTAGTAGCCGCGGCGTCCAGGGCCGTCGCGCCGCGGACGCCCAACAAGACGCCGGCGCATGACCCCGAGGAGATCAACGTGTGGGAGCTCATGAAAgggctcgacgacgacgacgactacgaggaggaggaggatgaagAGACGGACGGCGGCGGCTGCGTCGTCCACGGCGCCGGCGTTGTTGAGCGGAAGAAGGCGCAGTCGGCGCCCGGGTCCCCGCTGGTGTTCGACCCGGAACTCCTGGACGCGTTCCGGAAGGCGCTCGACGACCTGACGCCTGCACCTGACTCGCCGCCTCTTCCTGCTGATTTCGTCAAACGCGACGGCGGAGGCGGTGATGACGCCGTCGAGAAGCGCGCCCAAATTCAGACGTTCCCGGGCATCGTACGGGCGCGGGTCGACGTGTTCCAGGAAAAGATCAACGCCAAGACGAAGAAGCTAGCCAAGAAGGcctcgccaccgccgccgccggagagcGCGGGCCGAGTCGTCGTGTACCTCACGAGCCTCCGCGGGATCCGGCAGACGTACGAGGACTGCTGGTCCACGAGCGCGATCCTGCGCGGCTACGGCGTGCGCGTCGACGAGCGCGACCTGTCCATGCACGCGGGGTTCAAAGACGAGCTCCGCGCCGCCGCGCTCGGCGACGAAGGCAGGCTACCGATGCTCCCGCAGGTGTTCGCGGACGGCCGGCACCTGGGCGGCGCCGAGGAGGTCCGCCGCCTGCACGAGGCCGGGGAGCTGGCGTCGGCCCTCGCTGCCTGCGACGCCGCGGCGCCGCCGTGCGCCGCCACCAAGGGAGGCGCCCTGCAGGACGCCTGCTGTGCCGGATGCGGCGGAGTGCGGTTCGTGCCGTGCGACGGGTGCTCTGGCAGCTGCAAGGTgttcgtggaggacgaggatagCGGCGGAGCGTTCAGGCGCTGCCCGGAGTGCAACGAGAACGGGCTAGTGAAATGCCCCGTCTGCTAG